The Zobellia alginiliquefaciens genome contains a region encoding:
- a CDS encoding PorP/SprF family type IX secretion system membrane protein: MKKTTLTVLFLLVAMLNCFGQQDAQFTQYMYNTLAVNPAYAGSRDVLGVSLLHRSQWVGLDGAPSTQTFNIQGPYNDKVGLGFSIVHDEIGNNTNQNTNFNLAFSYSLPTSEKYQLSFGVTAGGHLLNVDFNKLRNYSASLAPSVENELYKKFSPNIGAGVYFHSNKFYIGLSVPDFLETEHFQDPDNNNSIIASERMNFYLISGYVFDLNSSLKFKPAYLVKAVAGAPLQVDLSANFLLNEKFTLGAAYRLDAAVSALFGFQMGKQFMLGLAYDRETSSLGGTQFNDGSFEIFLRYEFIKNSKIDLTPRFF, encoded by the coding sequence ATGAAAAAAACAACTCTTACGGTTCTGTTTCTACTTGTAGCGATGCTCAATTGCTTTGGTCAGCAAGATGCACAATTCACGCAATACATGTATAATACTCTAGCAGTTAATCCCGCATATGCCGGTTCTAGGGATGTTCTTGGTGTCTCGTTATTACACAGGTCGCAATGGGTTGGTTTAGATGGTGCACCTAGCACTCAAACTTTTAATATTCAAGGTCCATATAATGACAAAGTAGGACTAGGGTTTTCTATTGTACACGATGAGATAGGGAATAATACTAACCAAAATACGAATTTTAATCTTGCCTTTTCATATAGCCTACCTACTTCTGAAAAGTATCAGCTTTCCTTTGGAGTCACCGCAGGCGGACACTTATTGAACGTTGATTTCAATAAACTGAGAAATTATAGCGCAAGTCTAGCCCCTTCAGTAGAAAATGAACTGTACAAGAAATTTTCTCCTAACATAGGAGCCGGAGTTTATTTTCATTCAAATAAATTTTACATAGGGCTATCGGTTCCGGATTTTTTAGAGACGGAACACTTTCAAGATCCAGACAACAACAACTCGATCATAGCTTCTGAACGCATGAACTTTTACCTAATTTCCGGATATGTCTTTGACTTAAATTCTTCGTTAAAATTCAAACCCGCCTATCTTGTGAAGGCAGTTGCCGGTGCGCCACTTCAAGTTGACCTTTCCGCTAACTTTCTCCTAAATGAAAAATTTACTTTAGGAGCGGCATATCGTTTAGATGCGGCAGTAAGTGCTCTCTTTGGTTTTCAAATGGGTAAACAATTTATGCTAGGTCTCGCATATGACAGAGAAACATCTTCCTTGGGCGGCACCCAATTTAATGATGGCTCTTTTGAAATATTCCTTAGGTATGAATTCATAAAGAACTCGAAAATAGACTTAACCCCAAGATTCTTCTAG
- a CDS encoding OmpA family protein yields the protein MSKKSTYLFMLIFVSTWSFGCFAQREKKTADADNFDHYAYMEEIESYSSLLKKGYDQVTIHKKLGNANYHSANYDVATFWYGKLLKNTEVAISPDYLYRYALALKSVKRYDESDEWMRKFQSIKNNDTRASLFANNTGYLQEIQIPKEQYTIENLADLNSKESDFAPSYFQGNLVFTTARDLEVQKYNKLLYTNLYQSKVSEEGKINELSALSEMLNTKANESSTTFSKDGETVYFTRNNFSKKSFKRDKKGISKLKIYRAFKNGDSWSEPEDLPFNSTDYSVAHPSLSSDGTKLYFASDMPGGMGASDIYVVNVISNGTFGDPINLGPQVNTEGKETFPFISNSNVLYFASNGHPGLGGLDIFKVDLNKESKVENLGSPINSPEDDFSLVLDSSEEKGYFASNRKGGIGNDDIFKLKRSDTDCFTFIEGKAVDKDSDILLAKTQIEVFDHEGQKIGETITASNGSYTVRIPCQEKQYQLSGSKDGYEVGSLYMLTSSDKNRIKDTRLELEQSAKVADVGSDLVKVLKLTPIYFDLNSSYLRKDAYAELNKVVDYMSKRPDIKIAVGSHTDSREGDDYNLWLSKRRAMRTVQYITSKGIDASRISGTGYGETQLLNKCANGIRCPERDHQLNRRSEFIVMEK from the coding sequence ATGAGCAAAAAATCAACATATCTATTTATGCTAATCTTTGTTTCTACATGGAGTTTTGGCTGTTTTGCCCAAAGAGAAAAGAAAACGGCCGATGCCGATAACTTTGACCACTATGCTTATATGGAAGAAATAGAATCCTACTCTTCTTTACTCAAAAAAGGATATGACCAGGTCACCATTCACAAGAAATTAGGGAACGCAAATTACCATAGTGCCAATTACGATGTGGCTACATTTTGGTATGGAAAACTCTTAAAAAATACAGAAGTGGCCATATCCCCAGATTATCTATATCGCTATGCGTTAGCCCTTAAAAGCGTTAAGAGATATGATGAAAGCGATGAATGGATGAGAAAATTCCAAAGTATTAAGAACAATGACACTCGCGCAAGCCTCTTTGCAAATAACACCGGCTATTTACAGGAAATACAAATTCCAAAGGAGCAATATACTATAGAAAATTTGGCCGACCTCAATTCAAAAGAGTCAGATTTTGCTCCTTCTTATTTTCAAGGTAATCTTGTTTTCACTACTGCTAGAGACCTTGAAGTTCAGAAATACAATAAATTGTTGTACACCAACTTATATCAATCAAAAGTTTCAGAAGAAGGTAAAATAAATGAACTTTCAGCACTTTCAGAAATGCTGAATACAAAAGCTAACGAGTCTTCTACAACGTTTTCTAAAGATGGTGAAACCGTATACTTTACTAGAAACAATTTTTCAAAAAAATCATTTAAAAGAGATAAAAAAGGAATAAGTAAATTAAAAATCTATAGGGCATTTAAAAATGGTGACTCATGGTCTGAGCCAGAAGACCTTCCTTTTAACAGCACTGACTACTCCGTTGCCCACCCCTCTTTAAGTAGTGATGGCACAAAACTTTATTTTGCATCGGACATGCCCGGCGGCATGGGAGCATCGGACATCTATGTGGTAAACGTTATATCTAACGGTACTTTTGGAGACCCCATAAATTTGGGTCCTCAAGTGAATACGGAAGGAAAGGAAACCTTCCCATTTATTTCAAATTCCAATGTTTTATATTTTGCTTCAAATGGCCACCCAGGTCTTGGGGGACTTGATATATTTAAAGTCGATTTAAACAAAGAAAGCAAAGTTGAAAATTTAGGCAGCCCGATAAATAGCCCAGAAGACGACTTTTCACTGGTTCTGGATTCATCAGAGGAAAAAGGTTATTTTGCCTCCAATCGAAAAGGTGGTATTGGTAATGACGATATATTCAAGTTAAAACGAAGTGATACCGATTGCTTTACTTTTATAGAAGGGAAGGCCGTAGATAAAGATTCAGATATACTTTTGGCCAAAACCCAAATTGAAGTTTTTGACCACGAGGGACAGAAAATAGGAGAAACCATAACCGCTTCAAACGGTTCTTACACTGTACGCATACCTTGCCAAGAAAAACAGTACCAACTATCCGGTAGTAAAGATGGTTATGAAGTCGGTAGCCTTTATATGTTGACCAGCAGTGATAAAAACCGAATTAAAGATACCCGTTTAGAATTGGAACAATCAGCAAAGGTTGCGGATGTAGGTTCTGATTTGGTAAAAGTTTTAAAGCTCACCCCTATTTACTTTGACCTAAACAGTTCTTATTTACGTAAAGATGCCTATGCCGAGTTAAATAAGGTTGTGGATTATATGAGTAAAAGGCCTGATATAAAAATTGCCGTAGGTTCCCATACCGATAGCCGTGAAGGTGATGATTATAATTTATGGTTATCTAAGCGAAGAGCCATGAGAACCGTTCAATATATCACCTCAAAAGGTATTGACGCGTCACGCATTTCAGGAACGGGTTACGGTGAGACCCAATTATTGAACAAATGTGCCAATGGTATTAGGTGCCCGGAAAGAGATCACCAACTAAACAGACGTTCGGAATTCATTGTCATGGAAAAATAA
- a CDS encoding COX15/CtaA family protein translates to MQKNFRQVAKIALVLVYLVIIAGAVVRGTGSGMGCPDWPKCFGHYIPPTEISELQWKPDTDIKKGQIIIVDETLQVANEAFKTSSTFDKTKWATYTKHDYAQFNAAHTWIEYINRLFGALAGLATFVLAILSIRLFKTNKNITILSWLVVFGMGFQAWLGATVVYSVLEPVKITVHMVMALVIVAFLLYIIYMTKAASDKPKTYKDIVPLLSFVLFMTLIQVVLGTQVRQFVDERMDVFGDAAKNQWLANADWQFYAHRSFSIVIVLLNIFLAQRIYKYKLNFPKINWVLLFLLIEAMSGVAMYYFHFPFASQPIHLVLASLLFGVQFYLLLEAISAKRSYKSL, encoded by the coding sequence ATGCAGAAAAATTTCAGACAGGTTGCTAAAATAGCTTTGGTTCTTGTATATCTCGTTATTATTGCCGGTGCCGTGGTACGAGGAACGGGCAGTGGTATGGGATGTCCTGATTGGCCTAAATGTTTTGGACACTACATCCCCCCTACTGAAATTTCTGAACTGCAATGGAAACCGGATACCGATATTAAAAAAGGACAAATTATTATTGTTGACGAAACTCTTCAAGTAGCTAATGAAGCTTTTAAAACCAGTTCTACTTTTGATAAAACCAAATGGGCAACATACACCAAACATGATTATGCCCAATTTAATGCGGCCCACACCTGGATAGAGTACATTAACCGTTTGTTTGGGGCTTTAGCCGGTTTAGCAACCTTTGTGTTGGCAATCCTCTCCATACGTCTCTTTAAAACAAATAAAAACATTACCATTCTGTCTTGGCTCGTAGTTTTTGGCATGGGCTTTCAGGCGTGGTTGGGCGCAACTGTGGTCTATTCGGTATTAGAACCCGTTAAAATCACGGTTCATATGGTTATGGCCTTAGTCATAGTAGCCTTTTTACTTTATATTATTTACATGACCAAAGCAGCTAGTGATAAGCCAAAAACCTACAAAGATATTGTTCCGCTCTTATCATTTGTGTTGTTCATGACATTAATTCAAGTAGTCTTGGGCACACAAGTAAGACAGTTTGTAGACGAACGCATGGATGTTTTTGGAGATGCCGCTAAAAACCAATGGTTGGCCAATGCCGATTGGCAATTTTACGCACACCGTTCGTTTTCAATAGTAATTGTCCTGCTCAACATATTTCTAGCACAGCGCATTTATAAGTACAAGCTTAATTTTCCTAAAATTAATTGGGTATTATTATTCTTGCTCATAGAGGCTATGTCCGGTGTGGCAATGTACTACTTTCATTTCCCATTTGCTTCGCAGCCTATACATCTGGTATTGGCCAGCTTGCTTTTTGGGGTTCAGTTTTATTTGCTTTTAGAGGCCATAAGTGCTAAAAGAAGCTATAAATCTTTGTAA
- a CDS encoding IS1096 element passenger TnpR family protein, whose product MIYKIRVILDAKEDIFRDLEIEASNSMEEFHNSIAQSFGFLGNEMASFYTCDEEWNQDEEIALFDMSDNGSDVRLMNETFLEDVMTEDEPKLIYVYDFLSMWTFYVELADIVEPESGVAYPNLLFSFGELPETPPEKNFESKPKFDFDDTFDNYDDLDFDENWN is encoded by the coding sequence ATGATTTATAAAATACGTGTCATCTTAGATGCTAAAGAGGATATCTTTAGAGACCTTGAGATAGAAGCAAGCAATTCAATGGAAGAGTTTCATAATTCCATAGCGCAATCTTTTGGGTTTCTAGGCAATGAAATGGCTTCTTTTTACACTTGTGATGAGGAATGGAACCAAGATGAGGAAATCGCCCTTTTTGACATGAGCGATAACGGTTCGGACGTGAGATTGATGAACGAAACCTTTTTAGAGGATGTCATGACCGAAGATGAGCCTAAGCTTATCTATGTTTATGATTTTTTAAGTATGTGGACGTTCTATGTGGAGCTTGCCGATATTGTTGAACCAGAATCTGGTGTGGCATACCCAAACCTGCTGTTCAGTTTTGGAGAGCTTCCGGAAACACCACCCGAGAAAAATTTTGAGTCAAAACCTAAATTTGATTTTGACGATACCTTTGACAACTATGACGACCTTGATTTTGATGAAAACTGGAATTAA
- a CDS encoding nucleoid-associated protein — MINLYPTQIETISLHRVGNKNKSEGIFLSEEPFSLNDETTGLLKEYFFKPFREKEENYFKLVNDVDVEFNELHKIVSDIFADPESMHLNSKKIAQHLFEQSNHPHIKSGEVYVAYLTNVMLDNVKTEAVGIFKSELKHDFLQFEEKGSNLDIVIQQGININKLDKGCLIFNVNKEEGYKILSVDSNRYDTKYWLENFLDVEALADENFYTKNYLKFCQNFAKDVVLPAEDKQQEVLFMNRAVNHFAKNDEFEESGFLNEVMENPELIPEFKNYKVEKGPKFSIEDVSNFDIANKAVSDARKKIKNVINLDTNIQIKLDFINPESAEKFVEKGWDEERQMYYYLVYFNKEEKN, encoded by the coding sequence ATGATTAACCTATACCCTACCCAAATCGAAACAATTTCCCTACATCGTGTAGGGAACAAAAACAAGAGTGAAGGTATCTTCCTTTCCGAAGAGCCTTTTTCTTTGAACGATGAGACCACCGGTCTATTAAAAGAGTATTTCTTTAAGCCTTTTCGTGAAAAGGAAGAGAATTATTTTAAACTTGTAAATGATGTAGATGTTGAGTTTAATGAGCTTCACAAAATAGTTTCGGATATTTTTGCCGACCCTGAAAGCATGCACCTCAACTCAAAAAAAATAGCGCAACACCTTTTTGAGCAATCTAACCACCCACATATAAAAAGTGGTGAGGTATATGTGGCTTACCTTACTAATGTAATGCTAGATAACGTTAAGACCGAAGCCGTAGGTATATTTAAGAGTGAGCTTAAGCACGACTTTCTTCAGTTTGAAGAAAAAGGAAGCAACCTAGATATTGTAATCCAACAGGGTATAAACATCAATAAATTAGATAAAGGTTGCCTTATCTTTAATGTGAATAAAGAGGAGGGATATAAAATTCTTTCAGTAGACAGTAACCGTTACGATACAAAATATTGGTTGGAAAACTTCTTGGATGTAGAGGCACTAGCAGATGAAAATTTCTACACTAAAAACTATTTAAAGTTCTGTCAGAATTTTGCAAAAGACGTGGTTTTACCGGCAGAGGACAAGCAACAAGAGGTGCTTTTTATGAACCGTGCCGTGAATCATTTTGCTAAAAATGATGAGTTTGAAGAATCAGGTTTTTTAAACGAAGTAATGGAAAACCCTGAATTAATTCCTGAGTTCAAAAATTACAAAGTAGAAAAAGGTCCTAAATTTAGTATTGAGGATGTTTCAAATTTTGATATTGCCAACAAAGCGGTATCTGATGCTCGTAAGAAAATAAAGAACGTTATAAACCTTGATACCAACATACAAATCAAGTTAGACTTTATAAACCCAGAATCTGCAGAAAAATTCGTGGAAAAAGGCTGGGATGAAGAGCGCCAAATGTACTATTACCTAGTATACTTTAATAAAGAGGAAAAAAACTAG